TGATTTTAGCGATAGTTATAAAACGGATTTTGGACGGCAATAGACCGTCCAAAATTCGTTTTTAATACTACTTGAATTCATTACAATTTTTGGTCGATTTGCCGTATGGCTTTGATAGAATTATTTTCTTTCTGGATTTTCTATAAAACAAATGCTTTAATCTTAAGCGTGGACTTAAAATCAATTGTTATGAGGGTGGAAAAATGTCTTGGCTCAATTGTACAGGGTCTTTTTCTTGTAATACTGTTCCTAAGTTGTAACCCTGAGGAAAATAGAGGCGAAACTACTCCGATTACCGACAAGATAAAACTTTTTGAACTCCTTTCCACAGATGAAACGGGAATACGTTTTAAAAATGTAATTAGGGAAAGTGGGAAAATGAATGGTCTGTTGTTCGAATATTTCTATAATGGGGGAGGCGTGGCTATTGGTGACCTCAACAATGATGGTCTTTCCGATATCTATTTCACTGCGAATATGTCTCCCAACAAACTTTACATAAATCAGGGAGATTTGAAATTTCAAGATGTCACAATTCCTGCTGGTCTTAAAGACAGCCCAAGTTGGTCTACCGGAGTCACTATGGCCGATGTTAATGGTGACGGTTTTCTGGATATCTATGTCTGCCGATCTGGACAATTGAGCAAAGAACAAAGGGCAAACCAACTGTTTATCAGCCAAGGAGCTGATGACAAGGGCATTCCCCATTTTAGGGAAATGGCCAAACAATACGGTCTGGACAATGATGGATATTCCACACAGGCACTCTTTTTTGATTTTGACAGGGATAACGATTTAGATATGTTCCTAATCAATTACAATGTGGATACCCGGTTGGTTTATGAATTTGATCGGAGTGTGCGCTCAGATCTCGTGAGCGACCGATTGTACAGGAACGATGACGGCATTTTTACAGATATCAGTGAGGAAGCGGGTATCTATGGCCATGAAATTGGTTTTGGACTGGGGGTCGCTGCTGGGGATCTCAATAATGATGGTTGGCCCGATCTTTATATTTCCAATGATTACAATGAATATGATTACATATATATCAATCAAAAAGACGGGACCTTTAAAGAAAGCAGTAAAGATATGCTTAATCACATGTCCTATTTTTCCATGGGATTGGATATTGCCGATGTCAATAACGATGGTTACAATGATATTTTTTCGCTTGATATGTCGGGTGAAAGCAATTACAGTTCAAAAGCAAGCATGTCCGGTATGAACCCCGAAAGGTTTTGGAGTGCTGTAGCACATGGTTTTCAACATCAATACATGTACAATGCCCTACAACTGAACAACGGAAAAGGGAATTTTAGTGATATTGCAAATATGGCAGGTGTTTCTTCAACGGATTGGAGTTGGTCCGTTTTATTGGAAGATTTTGATAATGATGGGTGGAAGGATGCTTATATCAGTAATGGTCTAAAACGGGATTTTAGAAACAATGATTTTGTTAGATATAAGAAGAAAGTGATGGATGGTTCGCATGGGCAAAAAAGTGTAAATAGGGATTCCCTTTTCTTGTCCTTATTGCAAAAAATGCCAGAGCGCCCGGCTGTTGACCATATATATCGTAACAATGGAGACTTGACCTTTACCAAGGAAAATAGCTCTTGGGGAATTACAATACCAACTTTTACCAATGGCATATCTGTTGCCGATTTGGATAATGATGGGGATTTGGATATTGTAACCAATAATATTGATCAAAATGCTTTTGTTTATAAAAACAATGCCTCCTTCATAAAAAAGAACAATTACTTGGGTATAAAACTAATAGGCCCTGAGGGCAATAATAATGGTGTTGGCGCAAAAGTCACGGTCATATTGGGCAATGGGCTTAAACAAACAAAAGAAAACTTCCTTTCAAGGGGTTATCAGTCCTCGGTAGGACCTATCATCCAATTTGGTCTGGGTCGACGAGAAAATGTGGACACCCTTGTCGTCCAATGGCCAGACGGCAAGATACAGAGCCTCCAAAGGGTAAAAGTAAATCGATTGCTCAAAGTGGACTATAAAGATGCCATTACAAAAACTTCCAACCATAGTGATAGGAATCTTGAACCACCTATTATAGATATTGAAAATGAGACCGTGAATCTTAACTACACCCACACAGAAAATGATTTTAATGATTTTGACCGAGAAGTATTGCTGCCACATCGGATGTCTCGTTTTGGACCGGCCCTGTCTATTTCAGATGTGAATGGTGATGGATATGATGATGTATTCATAGGGGGAGCTTTGGGTTTCTCGGGGAATTTATATGTTCAAGATTCCCTCAGCCGTTTCCATAGGTCAATGGAAAACCTATGGCATTTGGACAAAAATTTTGAAGATGTATCCTCGACATTTTTTGATGCCGATGGTGATGGCGATGATGATTTATATGTTGTTAGTGGAGGCAATGAACATATGAAAGGGTCGGAATATTATAGGGACCGGCTTTACATTAATGACGGAAGTGGACAGTTCAGTTTGAATATGAGTGCGTTACCCGATATTAGAATCAGTGGCTCACGGGTCCGTACCGCTGATTTTGATAACGATGGGGATTTGGATGTTTTTGTAGGTGGAAGACAGATTCCGGGACTTTATCCAAATGCAGCTACCAGTGTACTACTCCGAAATGATGGGGATGGTTCAACCCTTTCTTTTACGGATATTACAAATGAAATGCTTCCTGAATTAGTTGATATTGGTATGGTGACGGATGGGGTATGGACTGATATAAACGGAGATAAAAAACTTGATTTGGTCGTAGTAGGTGAATGGATGTCAATCAGAGTCTTTATAAATAGGGGTGCTACCTTTGAAGAACAGTCGGAAGAATGGGGTACGCTTGCGAATCGAGGCTGGTGGAATACGATAGTTTCTGAGGATTTTGACAACGATGGGGATATGGATTTGATTGCGGGAAATCTCGGATTGAACTATAAATACAAGGCCTCTCAAGAAGAACCTTTTGAACTCTATGCAGGCGATTTTGATAAAAATGGCACCCAAGACATTGCTTTGGGATACTATCAAGGAGGAGTTCTGTATCCATTAAGGGGTAGGGAATGTTC
The sequence above is a segment of the Muricauda sp. SCSIO 64092 genome. Coding sequences within it:
- a CDS encoding FG-GAP-like repeat-containing protein is translated as MRVEKCLGSIVQGLFLVILFLSCNPEENRGETTPITDKIKLFELLSTDETGIRFKNVIRESGKMNGLLFEYFYNGGGVAIGDLNNDGLSDIYFTANMSPNKLYINQGDLKFQDVTIPAGLKDSPSWSTGVTMADVNGDGFLDIYVCRSGQLSKEQRANQLFISQGADDKGIPHFREMAKQYGLDNDGYSTQALFFDFDRDNDLDMFLINYNVDTRLVYEFDRSVRSDLVSDRLYRNDDGIFTDISEEAGIYGHEIGFGLGVAAGDLNNDGWPDLYISNDYNEYDYIYINQKDGTFKESSKDMLNHMSYFSMGLDIADVNNDGYNDIFSLDMSGESNYSSKASMSGMNPERFWSAVAHGFQHQYMYNALQLNNGKGNFSDIANMAGVSSTDWSWSVLLEDFDNDGWKDAYISNGLKRDFRNNDFVRYKKKVMDGSHGQKSVNRDSLFLSLLQKMPERPAVDHIYRNNGDLTFTKENSSWGITIPTFTNGISVADLDNDGDLDIVTNNIDQNAFVYKNNASFIKKNNYLGIKLIGPEGNNNGVGAKVTVILGNGLKQTKENFLSRGYQSSVGPIIQFGLGRRENVDTLVVQWPDGKIQSLQRVKVNRLLKVDYKDAITKTSNHSDRNLEPPIIDIENETVNLNYTHTENDFNDFDREVLLPHRMSRFGPALSISDVNGDGYDDVFIGGALGFSGNLYVQDSLSRFHRSMENLWHLDKNFEDVSSTFFDADGDGDDDLYVVSGGNEHMKGSEYYRDRLYINDGSGQFSLNMSALPDIRISGSRVRTADFDNDGDLDVFVGGRQIPGLYPNAATSVLLRNDGDGSTLSFTDITNEMLPELVDIGMVTDGVWTDINGDKKLDLVVVGEWMSIRVFINRGATFEEQSEEWGTLANRGWWNTIVSEDFDNDGDMDLIAGNLGLNYKYKASQEEPFELYAGDFDKNGTQDIALGYYQGGVLYPLRGRECSSQQIPSIKERFPTYDMFARASFEEVYGKGSSEGAKHFVASTFATTYFENTKNGFIPHILNNMAQMSSTNVILIEDYNNDGKKDLLLAGNLFSSEVETPRNDASYGLVLTGDGKGNFKPITVEESGLFVRGEIREASFLTLANSTKALLFARNSDMVRIVAINKKPSN